One window of the Balnearium lithotrophicum genome contains the following:
- a CDS encoding potassium channel family protein yields MATVKLTKKFLKQEINSILVLILVLLSGTIGYGKLDNWNHSIIDYLYMTFITISTIGYEEVIPLSTPEARLFTIAISVVGIGTFGYIFSKLTAFLFDPINREIWKEEKMREKIKKMKNHIIVYGNDVYLLYLIEDLINSNLEFVLILENKDLFEKIISNYPNYDFNYFISETKIIKDVILKNANVEKARGLVAISDDDSKNLYISIACRYLNPKIKIIARCLNPEFIQKCKFVGIDYPISLDYISAKFYLYKLIKPYSVDIFLDLFSKSFIEKKHDIDEIEINKNLEGKAIIELGLKNFSELIIVALVREGKVIINPSRQMLLRKGDVLIVYGSKEELRRFKSSLKLLSFKLK; encoded by the coding sequence ATGGCGACAGTAAAGCTTACCAAGAAATTTTTAAAACAAGAAATTAACTCTATTCTCGTGCTAATTTTGGTTCTTTTGTCAGGTACAATAGGATATGGAAAATTAGATAACTGGAATCATAGTATCATAGACTATTTGTATATGACTTTCATAACAATTTCTACTATAGGTTATGAAGAGGTTATTCCTTTAAGTACACCAGAAGCAAGACTCTTTACAATTGCAATTTCAGTGGTTGGAATTGGTACTTTTGGCTATATTTTTTCAAAACTTACAGCTTTTTTATTTGACCCTATAAATCGAGAAATATGGAAGGAAGAAAAAATGAGAGAAAAGATAAAAAAAATGAAAAATCACATAATAGTTTACGGAAATGATGTTTATTTACTTTATCTTATAGAGGACTTGATAAATTCAAATTTGGAGTTCGTACTTATTTTAGAAAATAAAGACCTTTTTGAAAAAATTATTAGCAATTATCCTAATTACGACTTTAATTATTTCATATCAGAAACCAAGATTATAAAAGATGTAATTCTTAAGAATGCTAATGTGGAAAAGGCCAGAGGATTAGTAGCTATCTCAGATGATGATTCTAAAAACTTATATATTTCTATTGCATGTAGATATCTTAATCCAAAAATAAAAATTATTGCAAGATGTTTAAATCCTGAGTTTATACAAAAATGCAAGTTTGTAGGTATTGACTATCCTATATCTTTAGATTACATCAGTGCAAAATTTTATCTTTACAAATTAATTAAGCCCTATTCAGTTGATATATTCTTAGATTTGTTTTCAAAGTCTTTCATAGAAAAAAAGCATGACATTGATGAAATTGAAATTAATAAAAATTTGGAAGGAAAAGCTATTATAGAACTTGGATTAAAAAATTTTTCCGAGTTAATAATTGTTGCTCTTGTTAGAGAAGGTAAAGTGATAATCAATCCATCTCGACAAATGTTACTTAGAAAAGGAGATGTTCTGATCGTTTATGGGAGTAAGGAAGAACTTAGAAGATTTAAGTCCTCGTTAAAGTTATTAAGCTTCAAATTAAAATGA
- a CDS encoding c(7)-type cytochrome triheme domain-containing protein — protein sequence MKRYLALSLLTGLLLFGCFKGGVLNRDLVFKTKNGPVVFSHVYHVKVKKQHCSYCHPKIFKRKFGGDKFTMQDIWNGKFCGVCHNGVKAFDAKDPKNCTKCHKQERK from the coding sequence ATGAAGAGATACTTGGCTTTAAGCTTACTAACTGGTTTGCTCCTCTTTGGTTGTTTTAAAGGAGGTGTTTTAAATAGGGATTTGGTATTTAAAACCAAAAACGGCCCCGTTGTTTTCAGTCACGTTTACCACGTAAAGGTAAAGAAGCAACACTGCTCATACTGCCATCCAAAGATTTTTAAGAGAAAGTTTGGAGGCGATAAGTTTACAATGCAGGATATCTGGAACGGTAAATTCTGTGGTGTCTGTCATAACGGAGTTAAGGCCTTTGATGCCAAAGATCCTAAAAACTGTACAAAGTGCCACAAACAGGAGAGGAAATGA
- a CDS encoding SDH family Clp fold serine proteinase, producing the protein MHQQPGFSFFDLFWLLIILFSLWPLFQQKNLEWARLRLIREIEKKRKSRVITMIHRQERLAFMGFPLFRFITIEDSERILRAIRITPEDMPIDLIIHTPGGLALAATQIASALAKHKAPVRVIIPHYAMSGGTLIALAADEIVMDSNAVMGPLDPQLGQFPAPSIVKAVKEKLQHDRGSVKDETLILADIAEKSLIQMKQTIERILRLKKHDEKKAREIADILTSGYWTHDYPLTVDVLKSLGLNVTTDVPDEVYDLMELYYQPSGQASVQYIPIPYGEPKKGEVPIRKPH; encoded by the coding sequence ATGCACCAACAGCCTGGATTCTCATTCTTTGACCTATTCTGGTTATTAATTATTCTCTTCTCCCTCTGGCCTCTCTTTCAGCAGAAAAACTTAGAATGGGCAAGACTCCGTCTAATTAGGGAAATTGAGAAAAAGAGGAAATCAAGAGTAATAACGATGATTCACAGACAGGAAAGACTTGCCTTCATGGGTTTTCCCCTCTTCAGGTTTATAACGATTGAGGATTCTGAGAGAATACTGAGGGCAATAAGAATAACTCCAGAAGATATGCCAATTGACCTGATAATCCACACCCCCGGTGGACTGGCACTGGCAGCGACTCAGATAGCCTCAGCCCTTGCTAAGCACAAAGCCCCAGTTAGAGTAATTATTCCCCACTATGCAATGTCCGGTGGTACATTAATAGCATTGGCAGCGGATGAAATTGTCATGGACTCAAACGCCGTTATGGGACCCCTTGACCCGCAGTTGGGTCAATTTCCAGCCCCCTCAATTGTAAAAGCAGTGAAGGAAAAGCTCCAACACGACAGGGGGAGCGTTAAGGATGAAACCTTAATACTTGCAGATATTGCAGAGAAATCCCTAATTCAAATGAAGCAGACGATAGAGAGAATCTTAAGGTTAAAAAAACACGACGAAAAGAAGGCTAGAGAAATAGCGGATATACTAACCTCTGGGTACTGGACTCACGACTATCCATTAACTGTTGATGTTCTTAAATCCTTAGGTCTCAATGTGACAACAGACGTTCCCGATGAAGTTTACGATTTAATGGAGCTCTACTACCAACCAAGCGGACAGGCATCCGTTCAGTACATTCCAATACCCTATGGTGAACCCAAAAAGGGGGAGGTGCCGATAAGGAAACCACATTAG
- the ccsA gene encoding cytochrome c biogenesis protein CcsA: MDNLKLISLGALLLSLLGGAFESSSLLAAAFVTTSGLLVYRCFEFGYPPIFDGFDTLLLFVITFLGVAHILKVDKRFTGFLSAIFLFPLLFMPTRVSEIPPVIRTPLFFLHVGSAILSYALFISAGIVSIWSQVTKKEIESLNPVRWGVALFTLSLFFGTLWAFLSWGELFMVEPKSLFSLFFWFFSLFVLHSAFDDKLKNYLNWLIFLNALIVVFLFLGVNFIFGGTHAF, encoded by the coding sequence ATGGACAACTTAAAACTTATCTCTTTAGGAGCTCTCCTACTTTCGCTTCTTGGAGGAGCGTTTGAAAGTTCATCTCTCCTTGCAGCAGCATTTGTGACTACCTCTGGATTGCTTGTATACAGGTGTTTTGAATTTGGATATCCTCCAATATTTGACGGATTTGATACTCTTCTTCTGTTCGTAATAACCTTTTTAGGAGTAGCTCACATTTTAAAAGTTGATAAGAGATTTACAGGGTTTCTTTCTGCAATCTTTTTGTTTCCACTCCTTTTTATGCCGACAAGAGTCAGTGAAATTCCTCCCGTTATCAGGACTCCTCTATTTTTCCTTCACGTTGGAAGTGCTATCCTGTCCTACGCTCTCTTTATAAGCGCTGGAATAGTTTCTATATGGTCTCAGGTTACTAAAAAGGAGATTGAAAGTTTGAACCCCGTTAGATGGGGAGTTGCCCTATTCACACTGTCCCTTTTCTTTGGAACTCTCTGGGCGTTCCTTTCCTGGGGGGAGCTCTTTATGGTAGAACCTAAGTCTCTGTTCTCTCTGTTTTTCTGGTTCTTCAGCCTGTTCGTTCTCCATTCCGCCTTTGATGACAAATTAAAAAATTACTTAAACTGGTTAATTTTCCTAAATGCCCTTATAGTGGTATTCCTGTTTTTAGGTGTCAACTTTATCTTTGGAGGAACACATGCCTTTTAA
- a CDS encoding PIN/TRAM domain-containing protein yields the protein MIKSLFGGFLLLLLLVTIIIFKNYGFTLTQSLILGIFISAASFLFYQFILKKKIKVKTVILFSVGFFLGLYLAKGIALSLFPIFSSFTYLQDILFLTLPYLFGFLAVEVGRNRPITEILKEESSLYCSVKVVDTSALIDGRIYEITKLGFIEGKIVIPRFVLEELQTLADSTDPMVRTKGKKGLDIVSKMRALEKPPVEIYERDFPWIKDVDAKLVELSKRLSAKLVTTDYNLNRVASIKGVEILNINDLANALKPVVAVGEELVVLLVKEGKEKNQGVGYLDDGTMVVVDNAKHLIGHKVKILVNNILQTSSGKIIFGRFKEVVK from the coding sequence GTGATAAAGAGTCTTTTTGGAGGATTCCTTCTCCTACTTCTTCTTGTTACTATCATCATTTTTAAAAATTACGGATTCACACTTACACAGTCACTCATACTGGGGATTTTTATCTCGGCCGCTTCCTTTCTCTTTTATCAGTTCATTCTGAAGAAGAAAATTAAAGTAAAGACGGTCATCCTCTTTTCTGTAGGTTTCTTTTTGGGACTCTACCTGGCAAAGGGAATAGCCCTTTCTCTCTTTCCCATATTTTCATCCTTTACCTACCTTCAGGATATTCTATTTCTAACGCTTCCTTACCTATTCGGATTTCTTGCAGTTGAAGTTGGAAGGAATAGACCTATAACCGAAATCCTGAAGGAGGAGAGCTCCCTCTACTGCAGTGTAAAGGTGGTAGACACGAGCGCACTAATAGATGGGAGAATTTACGAAATAACAAAACTTGGATTTATTGAGGGAAAAATCGTAATTCCAAGGTTTGTTTTGGAGGAGCTCCAAACTCTGGCAGATTCAACTGACCCAATGGTTAGAACTAAAGGAAAGAAGGGCCTTGATATTGTTTCAAAAATGAGAGCTCTGGAAAAGCCCCCAGTTGAAATTTATGAAAGGGATTTCCCCTGGATAAAGGACGTTGACGCAAAGCTTGTGGAGCTCTCAAAAAGGCTCAGTGCAAAACTTGTAACGACCGACTACAATTTAAACAGGGTAGCTTCTATAAAGGGAGTTGAAATCCTCAACATAAACGACCTTGCAAATGCTCTGAAGCCGGTTGTAGCTGTAGGAGAGGAGTTGGTTGTTCTACTTGTAAAGGAAGGAAAGGAAAAGAACCAAGGTGTGGGTTACTTGGACGATGGAACTATGGTCGTTGTTGACAATGCAAAACACTTAATAGGGCATAAAGTTAAAATTTTGGTGAACAATATTCTTCAGACCTCCTCGGGGAAAATAATCTTTGGTAGGTTTAAAGAGGTAGTTAAGTGA
- the ligA gene encoding NAD-dependent DNA ligase LigA — protein sequence MYSVQEEKELQKLTDELLKFIEGKDRSYWKRLNKKEAEELAEKLRRVIRYHDYKYYVQANPVISDYQYDKLFHALEDLENAHPEIVTPDSPTQRISPAFTGEFEKVKHYAEMTSLENTYSPNDLKDWDRRVRELLGKETVEYIVEPKFDGASVELVYEKDLLVRGATRGDGVYGEDITMNVKTIKSIPLRAPFSKYGINLISIRGEVIMPKSVFKRLNEEREKQGLPLFANPRNAAAGTLRLKNPAEVAKRGLDCYVYQILYSEPKKLCSDIKTQKEALELLSNCGFKTPHIQKVCKNIDEVIETVLKAQEERESWDFEADGMVIKVNDICAWEKLGETMHHPRWAVAYKFPAKQAVTKLVDVVWQVGRTGALTPVAILEPVEVGGVIVSRATLFNPDFIRMKDIRIGDYVIVERAGETIPYIVGPVVERRTGEEKEIEVPKNCPVCGAPIVKELDEAVPRCPNINCPAQLKEHLIYWGKVLDIKGLGEATVNQLMRKGLVKSIADLYYLKKEDLLRLPGWGLRKTQNLLEQIEKSKGAPFWKKLTALGIRHVGEKTAQLLAKRFRNLEELKGVSFTELASIPGIGPVTATSIKNFFKAEQNLEMIKKLEKAGFKFERTEEEEREQELPKPLAGQNVVFTGELGNFTRREAQHIVELLGGNPTNSVTRRTSFVVVGKNPGSKYQRAQKLGIKMIHEEEFINMLKEFSKVNPEVRKILEEKGLL from the coding sequence ATGTATTCAGTACAGGAGGAGAAGGAGCTCCAAAAATTAACCGACGAGCTCTTAAAGTTTATTGAGGGGAAAGACAGAAGTTACTGGAAGAGGTTGAACAAAAAGGAGGCTGAGGAGTTAGCTGAAAAGCTAAGGAGGGTTATAAGGTATCACGACTATAAATACTACGTTCAGGCAAATCCTGTAATTTCAGACTACCAGTACGATAAACTCTTCCATGCTCTTGAAGACTTAGAAAATGCTCACCCTGAAATAGTTACTCCGGATTCACCTACACAGAGGATTTCACCTGCATTTACAGGGGAGTTTGAGAAGGTTAAACACTATGCGGAGATGACCTCACTTGAGAACACGTACTCTCCAAACGACTTGAAGGACTGGGACAGGAGGGTAAGAGAGCTTTTAGGAAAGGAGACTGTTGAATACATAGTTGAGCCAAAGTTTGACGGGGCAAGTGTAGAGCTTGTCTACGAAAAAGACCTTCTTGTAAGGGGAGCTACAAGGGGAGATGGAGTTTACGGTGAGGATATAACAATGAACGTTAAAACGATAAAATCGATTCCCCTGAGAGCTCCCTTCTCAAAGTACGGCATCAACCTCATTTCAATTCGCGGCGAAGTAATAATGCCAAAGAGCGTTTTTAAAAGGTTGAACGAGGAGAGGGAAAAGCAAGGATTGCCACTTTTTGCTAATCCGAGGAACGCAGCTGCAGGAACTTTAAGGTTGAAAAACCCTGCAGAGGTGGCAAAGAGGGGGCTCGACTGTTACGTCTATCAGATACTCTACTCTGAACCTAAAAAACTCTGCAGTGATATAAAAACTCAAAAAGAGGCTTTGGAGCTCCTCTCAAACTGTGGATTTAAAACACCACACATTCAAAAGGTTTGTAAGAACATTGATGAGGTGATTGAAACGGTTTTAAAGGCGCAGGAGGAAAGGGAGTCCTGGGACTTTGAAGCAGATGGAATGGTTATTAAGGTAAACGACATTTGTGCGTGGGAGAAGTTGGGCGAAACTATGCACCATCCAAGGTGGGCAGTTGCATACAAGTTTCCTGCAAAGCAGGCAGTTACAAAGTTGGTTGACGTTGTGTGGCAGGTTGGAAGGACGGGAGCTCTAACACCGGTTGCTATTCTTGAACCTGTGGAGGTTGGAGGGGTTATTGTTTCAAGGGCAACTCTCTTCAATCCTGACTTTATAAGGATGAAGGACATTAGAATTGGGGACTACGTAATCGTTGAAAGGGCTGGGGAAACTATTCCCTACATAGTTGGTCCCGTTGTTGAGAGGAGAACGGGAGAGGAGAAAGAAATTGAGGTTCCAAAGAACTGCCCGGTATGTGGAGCTCCCATCGTTAAGGAGTTAGATGAGGCAGTTCCAAGGTGCCCCAATATCAACTGTCCCGCTCAGCTCAAGGAACACTTAATCTACTGGGGAAAAGTCCTTGATATTAAAGGACTCGGTGAAGCAACTGTAAATCAGCTTATGAGGAAGGGACTTGTTAAATCAATCGCAGACCTGTACTACCTCAAAAAGGAAGACCTCCTGAGGCTTCCCGGCTGGGGACTGAGAAAGACTCAGAACCTATTGGAGCAGATAGAGAAGTCAAAGGGAGCTCCCTTCTGGAAGAAACTCACAGCCTTAGGGATAAGGCACGTTGGAGAGAAAACTGCACAGCTTTTGGCCAAAAGGTTTAGAAACCTTGAGGAGCTTAAAGGTGTCAGCTTTACCGAACTTGCATCAATTCCCGGAATAGGACCTGTTACTGCCACGAGCATAAAGAACTTCTTTAAGGCAGAGCAGAACCTCGAAATGATTAAAAAATTGGAGAAGGCTGGGTTTAAGTTTGAGAGGACAGAAGAGGAGGAGAGGGAACAGGAGCTCCCCAAACCCCTTGCAGGCCAGAATGTTGTATTCACAGGTGAACTTGGCAACTTTACAAGGAGAGAGGCTCAGCACATTGTAGAGCTCTTGGGAGGGAATCCAACAAACTCTGTAACGAGGAGAACGAGCTTTGTCGTCGTTGGTAAAAATCCCGGTTCAAAGTACCAGAGGGCGCAAAAACTTGGAATTAAGATGATACATGAAGAAGAGTTCATCAACATGCTAAAGGAGTTTTCAAAGGTAAATCCTGAGGTTAGGAAAATTCTGGAGGAGAAAGGTCTCCTTTGA
- a CDS encoding CarD family transcriptional regulator, with protein MIKVGDKVAYPPHGVGVVEGVEEREVGGKSVVFYRISLIGKNMSILIPKETVESSGIRPVLSEEEIEELFKFLSEVPTNISDKWTVRHRLNVDRLKTGNVMELATVVRNLSYRSKEKELSYSEKRMFDEAFSKLAEEIALSLGEPVKKIKQRMRKILREVKKA; from the coding sequence TTGATAAAAGTAGGAGATAAGGTTGCATACCCACCCCACGGTGTAGGAGTTGTTGAGGGAGTAGAGGAGAGGGAAGTAGGGGGGAAGAGTGTGGTCTTCTACAGGATATCCCTAATTGGAAAAAATATGTCAATACTAATTCCAAAGGAAACAGTTGAATCCTCAGGAATAAGGCCCGTTCTCTCTGAGGAGGAGATTGAGGAGCTTTTTAAGTTTCTATCAGAAGTCCCTACAAATATAAGTGATAAGTGGACCGTCAGACATAGACTTAACGTTGATAGGTTAAAAACGGGAAATGTTATGGAGTTAGCAACTGTTGTAAGGAACCTTTCTTACAGGTCTAAGGAGAAGGAGCTCTCCTATTCAGAAAAGAGGATGTTTGATGAGGCATTTTCAAAGCTTGCCGAAGAAATTGCCCTCTCTTTAGGGGAACCTGTTAAAAAGATAAAACAGAGGATGAGGAAAATTCTGAGAGAGGTTAAGAAGGCGTGA
- a CDS encoding aspartate carbamoyltransferase catalytic subunit — protein sequence MKHLISADQVTKELFEEIYSISQIVKGALKSGRKKFSVLRGKCIVNLFFEPSTRTRSSFEKAGKFLSADVINISTSASSVKKGESLIDTVKNLDMMHPDVIVLRHPCEGAPETVKNFINASIVNAGDGRNQHPTQALLDAVTLKERLGSLEGKRITIVGDITNSRVARSDSILFRKLGAEVFIYGPSTMIPRYPEALGVKVLSSFDELVEVSDVVILLRIQLERQNAKRTFPSVREYSELFGLNGKKLERLKLDTLILHPGPFNRGVELTNDVVNYKNSLIFNQVETGLAVRMAVLSILCGRKEKLLEEVQ from the coding sequence ATGAAACACCTAATCTCTGCAGACCAAGTAACAAAGGAGCTCTTTGAGGAAATCTACTCAATCTCTCAGATTGTTAAGGGAGCTCTAAAGAGCGGTAGAAAGAAGTTTTCAGTCCTTAGAGGAAAGTGTATTGTCAACCTCTTCTTTGAACCATCAACAAGGACGAGGTCGTCCTTTGAAAAGGCAGGTAAGTTTCTATCTGCCGACGTTATAAACATAAGCACCTCTGCAAGCTCCGTTAAGAAGGGAGAGAGTTTAATAGACACCGTTAAGAATTTGGACATGATGCATCCCGATGTTATCGTCTTGAGGCACCCGTGTGAGGGAGCTCCAGAAACGGTTAAAAACTTTATCAATGCCTCTATTGTCAACGCTGGAGACGGAAGAAACCAGCATCCCACCCAGGCACTTTTGGATGCCGTAACTTTAAAGGAGAGATTGGGAAGTTTGGAGGGAAAGAGAATTACGATAGTTGGAGATATAACAAACAGTAGGGTTGCCCGCTCAGATTCTATCCTATTTAGGAAATTGGGAGCCGAAGTTTTCATTTACGGCCCTTCAACGATGATTCCGAGGTATCCTGAAGCTTTAGGAGTTAAGGTTCTGTCCTCCTTCGATGAGTTAGTGGAGGTTTCTGACGTTGTAATTCTCCTGAGAATTCAACTTGAGAGACAGAATGCAAAAAGGACGTTCCCTTCGGTTAGGGAGTATTCGGAGCTCTTTGGACTCAACGGGAAAAAACTTGAAAGACTTAAGTTAGATACGCTAATTCTCCATCCAGGTCCCTTTAACAGGGGAGTTGAATTAACAAACGATGTTGTTAACTATAAAAATTCCCTCATATTCAATCAGGTGGAAACAGGTTTGGCAGTTAGAATGGCCGTTCTTTCAATTCTATGTGGAAGAAAAGAGAAACTTTTGGAGGAAGTTCAATGA
- a CDS encoding dihydroorotase, which produces MRVLLKGGRVVDPSQNLDGTYDVLIEGNRVVKVEKKIDRVEATKVIDVSGLIVSPGFIDLHTHLREPGQEWKEDIETGSQAAVAGGFTSVCCMANTDPVNDNPSVTKYIVDRGKEVGLCDVFPIGAITKGLKGEELAEIGLMVKAGIVAISDDGESPRDSRVLRNAMDYARSLGIPVFTHSEDKTLSAGGHMNEGPLSTRLGIPGMPPEAEDIGTMRDILIAKLTGAHIHVCHVSSKGALKIIEEAKGDGVRVTCEITPHHFTLTEDAVEGFNTNAKMCPPLRTKDHVEACRIALKKGVADSIATDHAPHSEDEKLVEFCRAPFGIIGLQTALPLSLNLVREGYLTLSQMIEKLSTNPSRIIGKRDIGSLKPGSRANVTVFDPEEEFVLTKEEIKSKSCNTPFLNKRLRGRVKITIYNGKIVFKDK; this is translated from the coding sequence ATGAGAGTTCTTCTTAAGGGTGGAAGAGTCGTAGACCCATCTCAAAACTTGGATGGAACGTATGATGTTCTAATTGAAGGAAATAGAGTAGTAAAAGTTGAAAAAAAGATAGATAGGGTAGAAGCAACAAAGGTCATTGATGTTTCAGGACTTATCGTTTCTCCAGGATTTATAGATCTCCATACTCACCTCAGGGAGCCGGGACAGGAGTGGAAGGAGGACATTGAAACAGGTTCCCAAGCTGCCGTTGCAGGAGGTTTTACATCTGTTTGCTGTATGGCAAATACAGACCCTGTTAACGACAATCCATCGGTGACAAAGTACATTGTGGATAGGGGAAAGGAAGTAGGTTTATGTGACGTCTTTCCAATAGGTGCTATTACAAAGGGTCTCAAAGGGGAGGAGTTAGCGGAAATTGGACTGATGGTGAAAGCAGGTATCGTTGCAATTTCTGACGATGGAGAGTCACCGAGGGACAGTAGGGTTTTGAGAAATGCCATGGACTATGCAAGGAGTTTGGGAATTCCCGTTTTTACCCACTCAGAGGATAAGACCCTATCAGCCGGCGGCCACATGAACGAGGGGCCACTCTCTACAAGGTTAGGAATTCCCGGAATGCCTCCAGAGGCTGAGGACATAGGAACGATGAGGGATATTCTAATTGCAAAGTTAACGGGAGCCCACATTCATGTTTGCCACGTTTCAAGTAAGGGAGCTCTGAAAATAATTGAGGAAGCTAAGGGGGATGGAGTTAGAGTAACCTGTGAAATAACTCCCCACCACTTTACGCTAACTGAGGATGCAGTGGAGGGATTCAATACAAATGCAAAGATGTGTCCTCCTTTAAGAACCAAGGACCACGTCGAAGCCTGCAGAATTGCCCTTAAAAAGGGAGTTGCTGATTCAATTGCCACAGACCACGCTCCTCACTCTGAGGATGAGAAGTTGGTTGAGTTCTGCAGAGCTCCCTTTGGAATAATAGGACTTCAAACTGCCCTTCCTTTATCCCTAAACCTCGTTAGAGAGGGATATCTAACTTTGAGTCAGATGATAGAGAAACTGTCAACGAATCCCTCAAGAATTATAGGGAAGAGGGACATAGGAAGCTTAAAGCCCGGCTCAAGGGCAAACGTAACTGTTTTTGACCCTGAAGAGGAGTTTGTTCTAACCAAGGAGGAGATAAAATCCAAAAGCTGCAATACACCGTTTCTGAATAAAAGACTAAGGGGGAGAGTGAAAATAACGATTTATAATGGTAAAATTGTTTTTAAAGATAAATAA
- the hisD gene encoding histidinol dehydrogenase, which produces MKLVNLRKENWKEDPELLRIKTRGQGLESKYAQSVLEIIENVRKFGDSAVFSYAKKFDRVDLNSENVKVSEEEIEEAFEKVPKNVVDAIEFAVERVKKFHEHQKENSYFVTEPGILLGQKVTPLESAGIYVPGGKASYPSSVIMNAVPAKVAGVEKVVMITPAIGSLDVNPYSLVAAKLSGVDEIYRVGGAHGVAAIAFGTKSIPKVDKIVGPGNIYVALAKKFLFGTVDIDMVAGPSEILVIADETANPDWVATDLLSQAEHDELAGSFLVTHSEEVAEEVIRAVSEKLKKLKRREIAEKSIENFGTVFLTRDIYHSCDVANEVAPEHLEVATKEPFSLLDRIKHAGAIFLGHYTCESLGDYVLGPNHVLPTGGSARFFSPLGVYDFVKRSSVLYVSPEGFKRVNKAARNLAECEGLEAHRLAVEVREALKLVITESEKERV; this is translated from the coding sequence ATGAAACTGGTTAACTTGAGAAAGGAAAACTGGAAGGAAGACCCGGAGCTCCTTAGAATAAAAACGAGAGGTCAGGGACTGGAATCAAAGTATGCTCAGTCCGTTTTGGAAATAATTGAAAACGTTAGAAAGTTTGGAGATAGTGCCGTATTTAGCTATGCAAAGAAGTTTGACAGAGTTGATTTAAACAGTGAGAACGTGAAGGTTTCTGAAGAGGAGATAGAGGAGGCATTTGAGAAAGTTCCAAAGAACGTTGTAGACGCAATTGAATTTGCCGTTGAAAGGGTTAAAAAGTTTCACGAGCACCAAAAGGAAAACTCCTACTTTGTAACCGAACCGGGAATTCTCTTAGGGCAGAAGGTTACTCCTTTAGAGAGTGCAGGAATCTACGTTCCGGGAGGAAAGGCATCCTACCCCTCATCTGTAATCATGAATGCCGTTCCTGCAAAAGTTGCTGGAGTTGAAAAGGTCGTAATGATTACTCCTGCGATAGGCTCCTTGGACGTTAATCCCTACTCCTTGGTTGCAGCTAAACTCTCCGGAGTTGATGAGATATACAGAGTTGGAGGAGCCCACGGTGTAGCTGCAATAGCCTTTGGAACGAAGTCAATTCCTAAAGTTGATAAAATTGTAGGGCCTGGAAACATTTACGTTGCCCTTGCAAAGAAGTTTCTCTTTGGAACTGTTGACATAGATATGGTCGCAGGTCCAAGTGAAATACTTGTAATAGCTGACGAGACTGCCAATCCAGATTGGGTTGCAACGGACCTCCTATCCCAGGCCGAGCACGACGAACTTGCAGGTTCATTTTTAGTTACACACTCTGAAGAAGTTGCAGAAGAAGTTATAAGGGCAGTTTCTGAAAAACTCAAAAAGCTCAAAAGAAGAGAAATAGCTGAGAAATCCATAGAGAACTTTGGAACTGTCTTCTTAACGAGGGATATTTACCACTCGTGTGACGTTGCAAATGAAGTAGCTCCTGAGCACTTAGAGGTAGCAACCAAAGAGCCCTTCTCACTCCTTGACAGAATTAAACACGCCGGAGCAATCTTTTTGGGACATTACACCTGTGAAAGCTTGGGAGACTACGTTTTAGGACCTAACCACGTTCTTCCAACCGGAGGAAGTGCAAGGTTCTTCTCTCCCCTTGGCGTTTACGACTTCGTAAAACGCTCCTCCGTTCTCTACGTAAGTCCTGAAGGCTTTAAGAGGGTGAATAAAGCTGCAAGGAATTTGGCAGAGTGTGAGGGACTTGAGGCTCACAGATTGGCAGTTGAAGTCAGAGAGGCCCTTAAATTGGTAATTACCGAAAGTGAGAAAGAGAGGGTTTGA